Proteins encoded together in one Mus musculus strain C57BL/6J chromosome 16, GRCm38.p6 C57BL/6J window:
- the Snn gene encoding stannin: MSIMDHSPTTGVVTVIVILIAIAALGALILGCWCYLRLQRISQSEDEESIVGDGETKEPFLLVQYSAKGPCVERKAKLMTANSPEVHG, encoded by the coding sequence ATGTCTATTATGGACCACAGCCCCACCACCGGGGTGGTAACGGTCATTGTCATCCTCATCGCCATAGCTGCCCTGGGGGCCTTGATCCTGGGCTGCTGGTGCTACCTGCGGCTGCAGCGCATCAGCCAGTCAGAGGATGAGGAGAGCATCGTGGGTGATGGCGAGACAAAGGAGCCCTTTCTACTGGTGCAGTACTCTGCTAAGGGGCCATGTGTGGAAAGAAAGGCCAAGTTGATGACCGCCAACAGCCCAGAAGTGCATGGCTGA